The genomic stretch CTTGGCGAATCGCTATTACAAACATTATTATTGTTCCGGCAATTAAAAATAAAGTTAAAATAATACCTACAATGATTGTAGCTGTGATATTTCGGTTTATTCCAAAAAAGTACGTTAGATAACCTAAAATAAATGCGATTACAAAAAAACTACCAATAAAAATAAAGGTTTTCTTACGGCTACCTCTATAAGTAGAAATACCTAGCGCTACTTCCAGCAATGCCATTTGACGAACCGGATTATTCTTCTTTGCAACTTGAATACCATATTTATCAATTAGTAAATGAGCTGCTTTTCTTTCTTCTTTGTTATTCTTTGGCATAATTACTAGAAGAATAACAAAAAATGCTATAACCATTAACTGTATCAAAAAAAACACTCCTATAATAAAATTTATAGTTAATTATAGCATCATTCCGCTCTCTGCAAATTGTATATTTTGTGAATTAATTAGTGCAAATAAATTAAACATTCCCTTATATATATTGACAAAATCGCTTAATTGATTGTTTGTTTCACGTGAAACATATTTATTATTATTTTCACTTTCTATATTAAAAGTATAAATCTGTTCAAAAATTAGCTTAATACTCTTTTGAAGTATATCAGTAACGCAGAATTTATGAACTAACCTAAAAAACAATCTTTTGACATACTTACTTGTCAAAAGATTGTTTCACGTGAAACATATTAAACGTTAAAGCGGAAATGAACAACATCTCCATCTTTCATTTCGTATTCTTTACCTTCCAAGCGTACTTTTCCCGCTTCTTTGGCTGCTTGCTCTGAGCCGTATTCAAGTAAAGCGTCATATGCAACAACTTCAGCGCGAATGAATCCACGTTCGAAATCAGTATGAATGATTCCGGCACATTGTGGAGCTTTCATACCTTTGATGAAGGTCCAAGCGCGAACTTCTTGAACGCCTGCTGTGAAGTAAGTCGCTAAGCCAAGCAATGTATACGCAGAACGAATCAATTGGTCTAAACCAGATTCTTCAATTCCAAGCGCTTCTAAAAACTCTAGCTTATCTTCGTCTTCAAGTTCAGCAATTTCTTCCTCAGCGCGAGCACATACTACGATAACTTCAGAGTTCTCGCTCGCAGCGAATTCGCGTACTTGCTGTACATATTTGTTATCGTCCGGACTAGAAACATCTTCTTCACTTACATTTGCTACATATAAAACTGGTTTTCTTGTAAGTAAGAAAAGGTTGCGAACGATTTTCTCTTCTTCTTCGTTAAATTCAATCGCACGAGCTGGTTTGTCATTTTCGAAAGCCTCACGTAGTTTAACTAAAACGTTATATTCAGCCACAGCATCTTTATCTTTTTGTTTAGATAGCTTCTCAACGCGTCCAATGCGCTTCTCTACTGTTTCTAAGTCCGCTAAGATAAGTTCTAAGTTGATTGTAGAAATATCGTCTAGCGGGTCTACTCGGCCTTCTACGTGGGTGATATTTTCGTCATCAAAACAACGAGTTACATGGCATATTGCATCCACTTGACGAATATGGGATAAGAATTTGTTTCCAAGTCCTTCCCCTTTACTAGCACCTTTTACAATTCCGGCGATATCTGTAAATTCAAAAGTTGTTGGAACGGTCTTTTTCGGTTTTACAAGTTCCGTTAGTTTGTTTAATCTGTGGTCAGGAACTTCAACAATTCCTACGTTCGGGTCAATCGTCGCAAACGGATAATTCGCAGCCTCTGCTCCTGCTTTTGTGATTGCATTAAAAAGTGTCGATTTCCCAACATTAGGAAGCCCGACAATACCA from Listeria monocytogenes ATCC 19117 encodes the following:
- the ychF gene encoding redox-regulated ATPase YchF, coding for MALTAGIVGLPNVGKSTLFNAITKAGAEAANYPFATIDPNVGIVEVPDHRLNKLTELVKPKKTVPTTFEFTDIAGIVKGASKGEGLGNKFLSHIRQVDAICHVTRCFDDENITHVEGRVDPLDDISTINLELILADLETVEKRIGRVEKLSKQKDKDAVAEYNVLVKLREAFENDKPARAIEFNEEEEKIVRNLFLLTRKPVLYVANVSEEDVSSPDDNKYVQQVREFAASENSEVIVVCARAEEEIAELEDEDKLEFLEALGIEESGLDQLIRSAYTLLGLATYFTAGVQEVRAWTFIKGMKAPQCAGIIHTDFERGFIRAEVVAYDALLEYGSEQAAKEAGKVRLEGKEYEMKDGDVVHFRFNV